The Juglans regia cultivar Chandler chromosome 1, Walnut 2.0, whole genome shotgun sequence nucleotide sequence CTTTATCTCACATCATCTTCCATGCATATCTTCCAAACGTTGACCATAATAGCTTGTGGCCAAGCAATATTTGATTTACAGATCTAATCACATTATCCTGCCAAGTTTTTTGgtcataaatattattgatatttttatgtgcaCAACGTGAAGTTAAAACTTGAAAGCAACTTTTATGGGTAGGGGgaatataaagagaaatgataattgcagtcgtgagtgtttGAGCGCAGTGCAATCAcgttgaaaaaatgaataaatatgagatttatatgaaataaaattaattttttaatagtagatctcactctttttcaaaacgactgtacgacaCTTGAGCATTTCacgactatatatagcattactcaaatataaaagagagaaaaacttgTAGCACGTGGAAAAGCAACTTCTTTAATTTAAAGGGTCACTTCTCAACAAGGTTTATCTAAACACTCAATTAGACAACATAATGAAAAAGGCAGACCTCTTATCTCTATAAATCCTCTTTAGTGAAAGGTAAATGAGATAATCTTTTGTCCATTATTAGTTAATCAGTGAGGAAAAGTAGGTTCCACTTCCTCCCATTCCCCAAGATTAACATGAAATTGAACACTTTCTAAGGAGGGTAGAATGAGAAGTACAATGCTGTGTATTTCTTAGGTTTGCTTTCACTTGGCGTCTTGCAAATGCTGTTGGGGTGTGTCTACAATATCAATTTTTGCGACCGTTTTAAAAATAAGTCTGCAAGGTATGATATTGAATGTAATAAAAAGCTTGAGCGTGTCTTTCTTTAACACCAATTGATTTTAGGTGAATTGACAACTCATAGTCCAACAAGTGATATCAAAGCCAAAAATCCTGAGTTTGAGTCACGGAAGCCCTGTTGGAGGTGGCTTCCCAATTGAGTTGAATGACTCCGAAGATGGTCAATAcccacatgcatatataccaACTATGTCCATGAAACGACATCAACAACTGAAAATCACAGATGAAGCGACATTAAACTTGTAGAAATCGAATAAAAGTCTACATATTAACCATTGGGGAGAGTGTTCATGGTCCATTTTAGCAATAACGCAACTAAAATTATGATAcatcatatgataaggataaagatAGGTTGTATGTGGAATCTCACGTTGTTTGAGAATgtgaattttttacattttataaggttttaatggagattcaattatattattgactagtctttttagaaTATAAGACATGTGGTTAATTTGAGTCTTCTattgaggcgttacaaatgATTGTGATGCCTCATATGATAatgataagggtaggtagtaTATGAGTTCTCATATTGCTTAAAAATGAGAggttcttgttctttataagatttcaatAAGACtttaattatactattaactaatccttttaaaatatagaCTATGTACTATTAAttagtctttttaaaatatattcttcCAACCACTGTAATTTTCTTCGTGGAGGGCTTGTCCATCTATTTAGTGAAGAATAAGGTCCATCAATTGATCAGAACCATTGCTGAAATGCTCAGTTGGTGGGCCGACCCCCAACCCAATCTACTCGACCAGGTAGGTGAAAGGCACCATCAACCTTTTATGTTTCTTggtatcaatatattaatatatttctatatttcATTTTGCCTTGGTAACTTTGTTatgagttgttttcttttttcttttttttttttttttttttttcttcttcttcttgttggcAAAGATGTAACTGGCCTTCATAAAGTAAAATTAAGTTTGTGATATTCTGATCAGAAATGGCAATTGAATTATGGGAGACTATGAAAGGTTTATATGAGAGGGAATGATCTATATGGTATTGAGATATGCAATATTAATGGTGGACTCAAGAAAAGTGGAGCCCTGTCTTTATtagacataataaaaaaaaaaaaaacaaaaaacaaaagtaaactaTTGGCTCAGGAAACCACATGCCACGAAAACCTTATAAATCTCTGATTCAGTAACTCAATCTCACCTATAGTTCTTGACTCGGTTCTctatatttttctgatatttttctctctatttttgtgCCTTCGAAAACTCGTAGAAAAGCAACAATGGTGACCAAGAAGCCAAGAATTGTGATAATTGGAGCAGGAATGGCTGGCCTTACAGCTGCAAGCAAGCTCTATACTGCCACTAGCTTCAAAGACTTGTTTGAGCTGTGTGTTGTGGAAGGTGGGAGTAGAATTGGTGGCAGAATCAACACTTCCGAGTTTGGTGGTGACCGGATTGAGATGGGCGCAACTTGGATCCATGGCAATGGAGGCAGCCCAATTTACCAAATTGCTCGAGAAAGCCATGCACTGGAGTCTGAGCAGCCATGGGAGTGCATGGACACGTGCCCTGACGAGCCCACCACCATTGCTGAAGGGGGATTTCAGCTAACTCCATCTATTGTCGAGCCTGTGGCGACCCTATTCAAGAACCTGATGGATTATGCTCAAGGAAAGTCAATCCAAGACCGTGCAGGCAGTGACTACTCTAACCTTTCAGCTAAGGCTTTGAAGATTCCTGCAAGCAATGGTGGCCAAGGAAAGCTCAGTGTCGGTTCTTTTCTACGACAAGGACTAAATTCTTATTGGGTTTGTAAGAAAGATCAGGGAGAGCTCCAAGGATATGGTAAATGGAGCAGAAGGATGCTTGAAGAAGGAGTATTTGCAATTCATGAGAACATCCAGAGGACTTATACATCAGCTGGTGATCTTTTATCTTTAGATTATAGTGCAGAAAGCGAATATCGTATGTTTCCTGGTGAAGAAATCACCATTGCCAAAGGCTACATGAGCGTAATCGAGTCCCTAGCTTCTGTTCTACCACCTGGTTTAGTCCAATTAGGCCGAAAGGTCACAAGAATTGAATGGCAGCCTGAAGAGCATGAATCTTCAGACAAGGAAAAAGTTCATGGTGCTAGGCCAGTGAAGCTGCATTTCTGTGATGGTTCCAATATGTTGGCAGATCATGTTATTGTCACGGTTTCGTTGGGAGTGCTTAAAGCCGGAATTGGGGAAGATTCAGGTTTGTTCAGTCCTCCCCTGCCTTCATTTAAGTCTGAGGCAATATCAAGGCTCGGTTATGGCCTTGTCAACAAGTTGTTTCTGCAAGTGGAAGGCGATGATTTCAACAAGTTTCCATTTCTCCAAATGGTTTTCCATAGACCTGACTCGGAATTCAGGTATAAAAAAATACCTTGGTGGATGAGGAGGACAGCTACTCTGTGGCCAATTTATAGCAATTCCCGTGTCCTGCTATCTTGGTTTGCAGGAAAAGAAGCATTAGAGCTTGAATCACTCCAAGATGAACAGATCATTGATGGGGTTTCAACAACAATCTCAAGCTTTCTATCACAACCCCACAAGCAAGTCAACTCAAACAGCCGTGAACTACGCAATGGGAACATGAATTCTATGAAAAACTGTCATGAAAGTGAAGTGAAAGTCACCAAAATACTGAAGAGCAAATGGGGTACGGATCCTTTGTTTTTGGGGTCTTACAGTTATGTTGCAGTTGGATCAAGTGGCGATGATTTTGATACGATGGCCGAGCCATTGCCAAAACATGACAATGCTGTTTCGCCTTCACTTCAAATTCTGTTTGCAGGAGAAGCAACGCATAGAACCCACTATTCTACAACTCATGGAGCTTACCTCAGTGGTCTTAGAGAGGCCAATAGGCTTCTTCATCATTATCACTGTGTTGAGGTTAAGGTTTAGGACACttggtaatttttcttttaatttattattggaAACTGGTTCGTATAATCTCATTCTCAATTTCATCTAAAGCATG carries:
- the LOC109009595 gene encoding probable polyamine oxidase 5 isoform X2; the encoded protein is MVTKKPRIVIIGAGMAGLTAASKLYTATSFKDLFELCVVEGGSRIGGRINTSEFGGDRIEMGATWIHGNGGSPIYQIARESHALESEQPWECMDTCPDEPTTIAEGGFQLTPSIVEPVATLFKNLMDYAQGKSIQDRAGSDYSNLSAKALKIPASNGGQGKLSVGSFLRQGLNSYWVCKKDQGELQGYGKWSRRMLEEGVFAIHENIQRTYTSAGDLLSLDYSAESEYRMFPGEEITIAKGYMSVIESLASVLPPGLVQLGRKVTRIEWQPEEHESSDKEKVHGARPVKLHFCDGSNMLADHVIVTVSLGVLKAGIGEDSGLFSPPLPSFKSEAISRLGYGLVNKLFLQVEGDDFNKFPFLQMVFHRPDSEFRYKKIPWWMRRTATLWPIYSNSRVLLSWFAGKEALELESLQDEQIIDGVSTTISSFLSQPHKQVNSNSRELRNGNMNSMKNCHESEVKVTKILKSKWGTDPLFLGSYSYVAVGSSGDDFDTMAEPLPKHDNAVSPSLQILFAGEATHRTHYSTTHGAYLSGLREANRLLHHYHCVEVKV
- the LOC109009595 gene encoding probable polyamine oxidase 5 isoform X1 gives rise to the protein MVTKKPRIVIIGAGMAGLTAASKLYTATSFKDLFELCVVEGGSRIGGRINTSEFGGDRIEMGATWIHGNGGSPIYQIARESHALESEQPWECMDTCPDEPTTIAEGGFQLTPSIVEPVATLFKNLMDYAQGKSIQDRAGSDYSNLSAKALKIPASNGGQGKLSVGSFLRQGLNSYWVCKKDQGELQGYGKWSRRMLEEGVFAIHENIQRTYTSAGDLLSLDYSAESEYRMFPGEEITIAKGYMSVIESLASVLPPGLVQLGRKVTRIEWQPEEHESSDKEKVHGARPVKLHFCDGSNMLADHVIVTVSLGVLKAGIGEDSGLFSPPLPSFKSEAISRLGYGLVNKLFLQVEGDDFNKFPFLQMVFHRPDSEFRYKKIPWWMRRTATLWPIYSNSRVLLSWFAGKEALELESLQDEQIIDGVSTTISSFLSQPHKQVNSNSRELRNGNMNSMKNCHESEVKVTKILKSKWGTDPLFLGSYSYVAVGSSGDDFDTMAEPLPKHDNAVSPSLQILFAGEATHRTHYSTTHGAYLSGLREANRLLHHYHCVERLRMGGKGRKIMKDERERRQHF